In Aquiflexum balticum DSM 16537, a single genomic region encodes these proteins:
- a CDS encoding type II toxin-antitoxin system VapC family toxin — protein sequence MEQPQYLIDTNAVIDYLGNKLPASGMIFLNGIIDVIPNISVVTKIELLGFNSLDEHNKTISNFINDAAVLNLTDNVVEATIEIRKKRKTKLPDAIIAATALVFDLVLISRNISDFKNIDGLKIIDPHSL from the coding sequence ATGGAACAACCGCAGTATTTAATTGATACCAATGCAGTAATTGATTACCTGGGCAATAAACTTCCTGCTTCAGGAATGATTTTTTTGAATGGCATTATTGATGTCATTCCAAATATTTCGGTAGTAACCAAAATTGAATTATTGGGCTTTAATTCTCTTGATGAACATAACAAAACTATTTCTAATTTCATTAATGATGCTGCTGTTTTGAATTTGACAGACAATGTAGTAGAAGCTACAATTGAAATCCGTAAAAAACGCAAAACTAAATTACCCGATGCCATCATTGCAGCTACGGCATTAGTCTTTGATTTAGTTCTAATCTCTCGCAATATATCAGACTTTAAAAATATTGATGGGTTAAAGATTATTGACCCACATAGTTTGTAA
- a CDS encoding helix-turn-helix domain-containing protein: METALKSNIAENLRKHRVLRGYTQEYIAEYLGKKDYTAYSRYEQGRSNLKMEDAIKLADLYQVDVQELISVSPKVNQSFENQKKSNGLISILVDLDGSSSTLENNIIRLKKINELIAKQDL, translated from the coding sequence ATGGAAACAGCATTAAAAAGTAACATTGCAGAAAATCTTAGAAAGCACCGTGTTTTAAGAGGATATACCCAAGAATACATTGCCGAATATTTAGGTAAAAAAGATTATACTGCCTATTCCAGGTATGAACAAGGGAGATCCAATCTTAAAATGGAAGATGCCATCAAATTGGCGGATTTGTACCAAGTAGATGTTCAAGAATTGATTTCAGTATCTCCAAAAGTCAATCAGTCTTTTGAAAACCAAAAGAAATCAAATGGATTGATTTCAATATTGGTCGATCTCGATGGCAGCAGCAGTACCCTTGAAAATAATATTATCAGGCTGAAAAAGATTAATGAATTAATTGCCAAGCAGGACCTTTGA
- a CDS encoding (Fe-S)-binding protein — translation MSTYKVPTMAEMAASGKSPEILFWVGCAGSFDDRYKTVTQAFVKILNKVGVDFAVLGTEEACTGDPARRAGNEFLFQMQAVANIQVLNGYDIKKVVTACPHCFNTIKNEYPALGGNYEVLHHSQFLQQLINAGKITLKGGGEFKGKKITFHDSCYLGRANDVYEAPREVIKALDIELVEMKRCRTKGLCCGAGGAQMFKEPEPGKKDINIERTEEALATGASAIAVGCPFCLTMMSDGVKNKEKEHEVKVYDLAEMLAKDMGI, via the coding sequence ATGTCAACATATAAAGTACCCACCATGGCCGAAATGGCCGCTTCCGGCAAAAGCCCAGAAATTCTTTTTTGGGTTGGCTGTGCTGGATCTTTTGATGACCGATATAAAACAGTAACCCAAGCTTTTGTCAAAATACTCAATAAGGTCGGAGTGGATTTTGCAGTATTGGGAACTGAAGAGGCTTGCACCGGTGATCCGGCAAGAAGAGCGGGAAATGAATTCCTGTTTCAGATGCAGGCCGTAGCAAATATTCAGGTTTTGAACGGCTATGACATCAAAAAAGTAGTGACCGCCTGCCCCCACTGTTTCAATACCATCAAAAATGAATATCCTGCTTTGGGCGGAAATTATGAAGTATTGCACCATTCCCAATTCCTTCAGCAACTGATCAATGCTGGGAAAATAACTTTAAAAGGAGGAGGAGAATTTAAAGGTAAAAAGATCACCTTTCATGATTCCTGCTACCTGGGGCGAGCGAATGATGTATATGAAGCGCCAAGAGAAGTAATCAAAGCTTTGGACATAGAATTAGTGGAAATGAAAAGGTGTCGTACCAAAGGACTTTGCTGTGGGGCCGGTGGTGCGCAAATGTTCAAAGAACCCGAGCCCGGAAAAAAAGACATCAATATCGAAAGGACTGAGGAAGCATTGGCAACAGGAGCTTCGGCCATAGCTGTAGGTTGTCCTTTCTGCTTGACAATGATGTCGGATGGGGTGAAAAATAAAGAAAAAGAGCATGAAGTAAAAGTTTATGACCTGGCAGAAATGCTTGCAAAGGATATGGGTATTTGA
- a CDS encoding OmpA family protein, whose translation MKHIAVYLVLTVLLISSCTSLYQKGQNQFQEGDYQLAISSFSKILEEDPENKEANLYVAESYRLTNRIEQSKPYYEKVAMEEETFDTYFRLGQSLKSQGQYEEAKEAYSKAKNLTLDDNYLRILSREIDNLNKLDEIVDYFPFMEVENYKLLNTPLAEYSPIANEGFLYFTSNRQSSGIYLATGTPYLKMFRTRVEGIKVDVQNVQALPEFRNEDNLNQGSLAISPDGNTLIYARANSRSPKDLPDVQLFASYFRGGGFTQPIWMPVNEDEFYTNTTPAFSPDGNELYFASLRPEGLGGFDLYKATKLANGDFGNAVRLGVPINTSGNEMFPYVASDGKLFFASDGHAGFGKLDLFVAENTEQGWVVKNLGPNINTVADDFGIFFTKYPTEGFLSSNREGGMGDDDIYYFEDKTPKPKIVNVLLNVTTKETDDSGAEKILPQTRVVLYDNTNKNIGGDFSNQNGRLRFTLAPDQNFSIIASKSGYFAKSITYSTIGKTPRTEDLIQEVTNITLDTTIVLEPLILERSIVLDNIYYDLDKADIRPDAALELNKLVKILKDNPSIRIELSSHTDDRASDSYNDALSQRRAESAVAYMVSQGIDESRLVAKGYGKRQLIIANATTEEEHQTNRRTEFKVIEIKE comes from the coding sequence ATGAAGCATATTGCTGTATATCTGGTTTTGACGGTCTTACTGATTAGTTCCTGCACCAGTTTGTACCAAAAAGGACAAAACCAGTTTCAAGAAGGCGATTATCAGCTTGCCATAAGTTCATTTTCCAAAATATTGGAAGAAGATCCTGAAAACAAAGAAGCTAATCTTTATGTGGCAGAAAGCTATCGCTTGACCAATCGGATTGAACAATCCAAACCATACTATGAAAAAGTGGCTATGGAAGAGGAAACTTTTGATACATATTTTAGGCTCGGTCAAAGTCTGAAAAGCCAAGGCCAGTATGAAGAAGCAAAAGAAGCCTATTCAAAAGCCAAAAATCTGACGCTTGATGACAACTATCTGAGAATATTGAGCCGGGAAATAGACAATTTGAACAAACTGGATGAAATTGTAGACTATTTTCCATTTATGGAAGTTGAAAATTATAAGCTGCTGAATACACCCTTAGCAGAATATTCTCCCATAGCTAATGAAGGTTTTTTATATTTCACGAGTAATAGACAAAGTAGCGGAATTTATTTGGCAACAGGCACTCCTTATCTGAAAATGTTCAGAACCAGGGTAGAAGGAATTAAAGTCGATGTTCAGAATGTACAGGCCCTACCGGAATTTCGAAATGAAGACAATCTCAATCAAGGATCTTTAGCCATCAGCCCTGATGGCAATACCTTAATTTATGCAAGGGCCAATTCAAGGTCTCCAAAAGATTTACCCGATGTACAGCTTTTTGCCTCCTATTTTAGAGGTGGGGGTTTTACCCAACCGATTTGGATGCCGGTCAATGAGGATGAATTTTACACCAATACTACTCCTGCCTTTAGTCCGGATGGAAATGAATTATACTTTGCCTCGCTACGCCCTGAAGGTTTGGGTGGCTTTGATCTTTACAAAGCCACTAAATTGGCTAATGGTGATTTCGGGAATGCCGTAAGACTTGGAGTTCCTATTAATACCTCGGGCAATGAAATGTTTCCTTACGTGGCCTCTGATGGCAAACTTTTCTTTGCTTCCGACGGTCATGCCGGTTTTGGGAAATTGGATCTTTTTGTAGCAGAAAATACTGAACAAGGATGGGTGGTAAAAAACCTTGGACCAAACATCAATACTGTTGCCGATGATTTTGGCATTTTCTTCACCAAGTATCCGACCGAAGGATTTCTTTCTTCCAACAGAGAAGGCGGAATGGGAGATGATGACATTTATTATTTTGAAGATAAAACCCCTAAACCAAAAATTGTCAATGTGTTGCTTAATGTAACCACTAAAGAAACTGATGATAGTGGGGCAGAAAAAATCCTACCTCAGACACGCGTGGTCCTATATGATAATACGAATAAAAATATTGGTGGGGATTTTTCAAATCAAAACGGCAGGTTAAGATTTACTTTGGCACCTGATCAGAATTTCTCCATTATTGCCTCTAAAAGCGGATATTTTGCGAAGAGTATTACTTATAGCACAATCGGGAAAACTCCAAGAACAGAAGACCTTATTCAGGAAGTCACCAATATAACTTTGGATACCACTATAGTATTGGAACCATTGATTCTGGAAAGATCCATAGTATTGGATAACATCTATTATGATTTGGATAAAGCCGATATCAGGCCTGATGCTGCCTTGGAATTGAACAAATTGGTCAAAATCCTAAAGGATAATCCTTCTATCAGGATTGAACTTAGTTCACACACTGATGATAGGGCAAGTGATTCCTATAACGATGCCTTATCACAAAGAAGAGCGGAATCAGCTGTCGCCTATATGGTTTCACAGGGGATTGATGAGAGCAGACTAGTAGCCAAAGGCTATGGAAAACGTCAATTGATCATTGCCAATGCTACCACCGAGGAAGAACATCAGACCAATAGAAGAACTGAATTTAAGGTAATTGAAATAAAGGAATGA
- a CDS encoding SDR family NAD(P)-dependent oxidoreductase: MERNIIITGAAGNLGKAVVEKFKREGYRVIATILPESGEEVEEADDVYELDVTDEKAVSAFASEYHMQYGEVDAIALLVGGFATGGIEETGLMDFEKMLKLNFYSTFNMVKNFLPVMKKADFGNFLFIGARPALQPKDGKSVVAYALSKRLVVELSKFVAEETEGSKIRAHIFVPSIIDTPQNRESMPDSDFSKWVSPFEIAEAMHYAVNNPALRNTTFKLYGGV; encoded by the coding sequence ATGGAACGGAATATTATTATCACCGGGGCTGCAGGAAACCTGGGAAAGGCTGTTGTGGAAAAATTCAAACGTGAGGGATATAGAGTCATCGCTACAATTCTACCGGAATCCGGAGAGGAAGTGGAAGAAGCAGATGATGTCTATGAGTTAGATGTCACTGATGAAAAAGCAGTATCGGCTTTTGCAAGTGAATATCACATGCAATATGGAGAAGTGGATGCCATTGCATTATTGGTGGGCGGGTTTGCTACCGGCGGAATAGAAGAAACAGGTTTAATGGACTTTGAAAAAATGTTAAAATTAAATTTTTATTCAACCTTCAATATGGTTAAAAACTTCCTTCCAGTTATGAAAAAAGCAGATTTTGGCAATTTTCTTTTTATCGGAGCAAGACCGGCATTGCAACCAAAAGACGGAAAAAGCGTTGTGGCATATGCTTTGAGCAAACGGTTGGTGGTAGAATTATCGAAGTTTGTAGCGGAGGAAACTGAGGGTTCTAAAATTAGGGCACATATTTTTGTGCCGAGTATAATCGATACTCCTCAAAACCGTGAATCTATGCCGGATTCAGATTTTTCCAAGTGGGTCAGTCCATTTGAAATAGCTGAGGCGATGCATTATGCAGTCAATAATCCTGCGCTTAGGAATACAACTTTCAAATTATATGGAGGCGTTTAA
- a CDS encoding mechanosensitive ion channel family protein, whose amino-acid sequence MNSLSKAILFLLGGNILISLGRLITARIYLSKAKDEKFHGNFLLGISWISNILNSLVFVIALMLAFDIHPLEFLTSLTIVAAAIAILSKDYVNSMINGLIMMFTDQFSLGDTIRIGETQGVIEDITLLNVVVKQEDGHMTIIPNSLILNTQVTNFKHLDQKKIEFMMELPIGFKYEVSKIRELLNQTFSDRLAKKEVSFLNLSLQAIQKEIMILKVSMETPVNIAKEVESELHLFLINLLNEK is encoded by the coding sequence ATGAACAGTTTATCCAAAGCTATTTTGTTTTTGCTTGGTGGTAATATCCTTATTTCTTTAGGCAGACTTATTACGGCCAGAATATATTTAAGCAAAGCTAAAGATGAAAAGTTTCACGGTAACTTCCTTCTTGGTATTTCATGGATTTCGAATATACTAAATTCATTGGTTTTTGTCATTGCTTTGATGCTGGCTTTTGATATTCATCCTCTTGAATTCCTTACAAGTTTGACAATCGTTGCCGCAGCAATTGCTATTCTGAGCAAAGATTATGTCAACAGTATGATAAATGGTTTGATCATGATGTTTACGGATCAATTTTCATTGGGCGATACCATAAGAATCGGTGAGACTCAGGGCGTAATTGAGGATATTACCCTGCTGAATGTGGTAGTCAAACAAGAGGACGGGCATATGACAATTATTCCCAACAGCTTAATTTTGAACACCCAAGTGACCAACTTCAAACATTTGGATCAAAAAAAAATCGAATTCATGATGGAATTACCCATAGGATTTAAATATGAAGTCTCAAAGATAAGGGAACTTTTAAACCAGACTTTTTCAGATAGATTAGCAAAAAAGGAGGTTTCTTTTCTTAACCTTTCCCTTCAGGCAATTCAAAAAGAAATCATGATTTTAAAAGTATCAATGGAAACTCCTGTCAACATCGCAAAAGAAGTTGAATCAGAACTACATCTTTTTTTAATCAACCTGCTGAATGAAAAATGA
- a CDS encoding MGMT family protein: MKNENYFDLVFQVVRLIPEGKVTSYGAIANYLGLKSGARMVGYAMNASHSQVDIPAHRVVNRNGLLTGKHHFGNPNEMERLLKLEGINVIEDKITNFENHFWDPNSLKLDE, from the coding sequence ATGAAAAATGAAAATTATTTCGATTTGGTCTTTCAGGTGGTAAGACTTATCCCTGAGGGCAAAGTCACCTCTTATGGTGCCATTGCCAATTATCTAGGCCTGAAAAGTGGTGCAAGGATGGTTGGCTACGCTATGAACGCTTCGCATTCCCAAGTTGACATTCCTGCACATAGAGTGGTAAACAGAAATGGACTTCTTACGGGAAAGCACCATTTTGGAAATCCCAATGAAATGGAAAGGCTTCTGAAATTGGAGGGAATCAATGTAATTGAAGATAAAATCACAAACTTTGAAAATCACTTTTGGGATCCAAATTCACTTAAATTAGATGAATAA
- a CDS encoding nuclear transport factor 2 family protein, giving the protein MKKHLILLSGFLFFFMTPLIAQEEIAVEQVIVSLFEGMKNKQEELLRNAFHPDAIMQTVVHAESGSTIASNSVADFLNRVMNTPEGTVLNERILDYQIKVDGHMATAWTPFEFYVNDVFSHCGVNSFQLIKTIDGWKIIYIIDTRRKNCGI; this is encoded by the coding sequence ATGAAAAAGCATTTAATACTATTATCGGGATTTTTGTTTTTCTTCATGACGCCATTGATCGCGCAGGAAGAAATTGCAGTAGAGCAGGTGATTGTCTCTCTTTTTGAAGGGATGAAAAATAAGCAAGAAGAATTATTGAGAAATGCTTTTCATCCTGATGCCATCATGCAGACAGTTGTCCATGCGGAATCAGGTTCAACAATTGCCTCCAATTCAGTTGCGGATTTTTTGAATAGAGTTATGAATACTCCTGAAGGCACTGTTCTTAATGAAAGGATCTTGGACTACCAGATTAAAGTTGACGGTCACATGGCAACCGCCTGGACTCCATTTGAGTTTTATGTCAATGATGTTTTCAGTCATTGCGGTGTAAATTCTTTTCAGCTGATCAAAACAATTGACGGGTGGAAAATCATTTATATTATTGATACAAGGAGAAAGAACTGTGGGATTTAG
- a CDS encoding head GIN domain-containing protein has product MKKSAKLVLMLVILFVGLAKGQSDTDTRKLRDFNTIKVSNSIKAELVKGDENQVTIKVSGIDVGKVETAVVGETLEIKLAKGNYRNPSVTVVVTYVELLGIEANTSARVVSKNPIVAREAYLSATNSSYLEAEMQSDILHITAATNARIFVSGKAEELNIKAFTNAEVDGKKLTGDQVNVQANTAANVSFDAINSLEGSVATAAKVFYGGNPKQLDVKSSTGGSIQKR; this is encoded by the coding sequence ATGAAAAAATCAGCGAAACTCGTTTTAATGTTAGTAATTTTATTCGTTGGACTGGCCAAAGGTCAATCAGATACCGATACGAGAAAATTACGGGATTTTAATACCATCAAAGTTTCCAATTCGATCAAAGCTGAATTGGTAAAAGGTGATGAAAATCAGGTGACAATAAAAGTTTCCGGCATAGACGTTGGAAAAGTTGAAACGGCCGTTGTAGGTGAAACGCTTGAAATAAAATTGGCCAAAGGAAACTATAGAAATCCTTCAGTCACTGTGGTTGTGACTTATGTTGAATTGTTGGGTATAGAAGCCAATACAAGTGCCCGTGTTGTTTCTAAAAACCCCATAGTCGCCCGGGAAGCATATTTATCAGCTACAAACAGTTCTTATTTGGAAGCGGAAATGCAGTCAGATATATTACACATTACCGCTGCAACCAATGCTAGAATTTTTGTGAGTGGAAAAGCAGAAGAACTTAATATAAAGGCTTTCACCAATGCAGAAGTTGATGGGAAGAAGCTAACAGGTGATCAAGTAAATGTACAGGCAAATACTGCCGCAAATGTCAGTTTTGATGCGATCAATTCATTGGAGGGTTCTGTTGCCACAGCTGCTAAAGTTTTTTATGGCGGAAATCCGAAACAGTTGGATGTAAAATCAAGTACAGGAGGATCTATTCAGAAAAGATGA